In one window of Hyla sarda isolate aHylSar1 chromosome 1, aHylSar1.hap1, whole genome shotgun sequence DNA:
- the RASAL1 gene encoding rasGAP-activating-like protein 1 isoform X3 has product MFRAAAPCRDVHRSGTSDPYCIVKVDNEVVARTATVWRDLNPFWGEEFTLHLPLGFHTLSFYVMDEDTIGHDDVIGKISLSKEYIASQPRGIDSWINLSLVNPDEEVQGEIYLELHIMQDHHKSNLHCHVMEARDLAPRDISGTSDPFVRIFCNNQTLETSVIKRTRFPRWHEVLEFDLRGIEELDPVDQVISIEVWDWDMVGKNDFLGRVCFPLEPLHRNPAVTGWFRLLPFGNAEEENGGKLGSLRVKVNLSEERILPSLYYQNLIQLLVESVQSPDQGDSSVLDLLEEMCSAESRQEVALKLVKIFLGQGLAVTFLDKLNMREVNRTGDPNTLFRSNSLASKSVEQYMKIVGMPFLHEVLRPIISRIFEEKKYVELDPCKIDQNRSRRISFKGSVSEQQIRESSVESLRGYLSDIIDAILGSGEQCPPGMRLCFKQLHKRVEERFPEPANQDVKYAAISGFLFLRFFAPAILTPKLFHLREHHADPRTARTLLLLAKAVQSIGNLGQQLGHGKEQWMSPLHPLIQQSVGRLRDFLDKLIDMESDVECGHTSRTLFHPSVTIKEGFLHKRKAEAVHLVTRFTFKKRYFWLSSQTVSYSKSPDWQVRSSIPVHRICAVERVDENAFQQPNMMQIITQESEAQGGHIMYIQCKNVNELNQWLSALRKVSLCNQRLLPTYHPGAYRNGHWTCCLQNERKVRGCSRTHLAVTLGDWSDPLDPDAEAQVLYRHLLSVKDILRNKYLDGAERSFVGKRESKGHNDKVLEGSTPLSPARRLLSVIEDLQKAHQAFERKEREETPNHSQCT; this is encoded by the exons ACATGATGATGTAATTGGCAAGATATCACTCAGCAAAGAATATATTGCATCACAACCACGGG gtaTTGACAGCTGGATTAACCTGAGCCTTGTGAACCCAGATGAAGAAGTGCAGGGGGAGATTTACCTTGAGTTGCACATAATGCAGGATCATCACAAAAGCAACCTACACTGTCATGTTATGGAAGCCAG AGATCTAGCACCGCGGGACATTTCTGGAACGTCAGATCCGTTTGTGCGAATCTTCTGCAACAATCAGACTTTGGAGACCTCA GTGATTAAAAGAACGCGTTTTCCACGTTGGCATGAAGTACTTGAATTTGACTTGCGAGGTATAGAGGAACTAGATCCTGTAGATCAAGTGATCAGTATTGAAGTTTGGGACTGGGATATGGTTGGAAAGAATGACTTTCTTGGCCGT GTGTGCTTTCCCTTGGAGCCCCTACACAGAAACCCTGCGGTGACTGGCTGGTTTCGCCTCCTGCCTTTTGGAAACGCGGAGGAGGAGAATGG AGGGAAGCTTGGGTCCTTGCGTGTCAAAGTGAACCTATCTGAGGAGCGCATTCTGCCTTCTCTTTATTATCAGAACCTCATTCAGCTCCTTGTGGAGTCAGTTCAATCCCCTGACCAG GGAGACTCCAGTGTTCTGGATCTTCTGGAGGAGATGTGCTCAGCTGAGAGCAGACAAGAAGTAGCTTTGAAGCTGGTGAAAATTTTTCTAGGCCAAGGACTGGCAGTAACCTTCCTTGACAAACTAAATATGAGAGAGGTGAATCGAACTG GTGACCCAAATACTCTTTTCCGTTCAAACTCGCTTGCTTCAAAATCAGTGGAGCAGTATATGAAG ATAGTGGGAATGCCATTCCTCCATGAAGTACTACGGCCTATTATTTCCAGAATCTTTGAGGAAAAGAAGTATGTTGAGCTTGATCCCTGCAAGATTGATCAGAACCGCAGTAG ACGTATCTCCTTTAAAGGTTCAGTTTCAGAACAGCAGATACGTGAGAGCAGTGTGGAATCTCTCAGGGGTTACCTGAGTGACATCATTGATGCCATCCTGGGTTCAGGTGAACAATGCCCGCCAGGAATGCGTCTTTGCTTCAAGCAGCTACATAAGCGGGTTGAGGAACGTTTTCCAGAACCCGCCAACCAG GATGTGAAGTATGCGGCCATCAGTGGTTTCCTTTTCTTGCGCTTTTTTGCACCTGCTATCCTCACTCCTAAATTGTTCCACTTACGGGAGCATCACGCAGATCCACGCACTGCACGCACTTTACTCCTGCTCGCTAAG GCTGTACAGAGTATTGGGAATCTTGGGCAGCAGCTCGGTCATGGAAAAGAACAGTGGATGTCTCCTTTACATCCACTTATTCAACAGAGCGTTGGGCGTTTGCGGGACTTCTTGGACAAACTTATAGACATGGAAAGTGATGTTG AGTGTGGACATACGTCTCGTACGCTCTTTCACCCATCAGTCACTATTAAAGAAGGATTCCTGCACAAGCGCAAAGCTGAAGCTGTTCATTTGGTTACCCGTTTTACATTCAAGAAAAGATACTTTTGGCTGAGCAGCCAGACTGTATCCTACTCCAAATCCCCAGATTGGCAG GTTCGTTCCTCTATACCAGTGCATCGGATCTGTGCTGTGGAACGGGTAGATGAAAATGCATTCCAGCAGCCCAACATGATGCAGATCATAACCCAAGAAAGTGAAGCACAAGGAGGTCATATCATGTATATACAGTGCAAG AATGTAAATGAGCTGAATCAATGGCTGTCTGCACTGCGCAAAGTCAGTTTGTGTAACCAGCGCTTGTTGCCAACCTATCACCCAGGGGCCTACCGCAATGGACACTGGACATGCTGCCTGCAAAATGAACGTAAAG TTCGTGGGTGCAGCCGTACACATTTGGCTGTAACGTTGGGGGACTGGAGCGATCCTCTGGATCCTGATGCAGAGGCTCAGGTTCTCTATCGACATCTTTTATCTGTAAAGGACATACTCAG GAATAAGTATCTGGATGGAGCAGAACGTTCATTTGTAGGAAAGCGGGAGTCTAAAGGTCACAATGACAAAGTATTAGAAG GGTCCACACCATTGTCTCCTGCCAGGCGGTTACTCTCTGTGATTGAAGATTTACAGAAAGCACACCAAGCCTTTGAGAGGAAGGAGCGAGAGGAGACACCTAATCATAGTCAATGTACCTAG
- the RASAL1 gene encoding rasGAP-activating-like protein 1 isoform X1: protein MITYMRLCRARHYLLVSAGPSNEDTRSGTSDPYCIVKVDNEVVARTATVWRDLNPFWGEEFTLHLPLGFHTLSFYVMDEDTIGHDDVIGKISLSKEYIASQPRGIDSWINLSLVNPDEEVQGEIYLELHIMQDHHKSNLHCHVMEARDLAPRDISGTSDPFVRIFCNNQTLETSVIKRTRFPRWHEVLEFDLRGIEELDPVDQVISIEVWDWDMVGKNDFLGRVCFPLEPLHRNPAVTGWFRLLPFGNAEEENGGKLGSLRVKVNLSEERILPSLYYQNLIQLLVESVQSPDQGDSSVLDLLEEMCSAESRQEVALKLVKIFLGQGLAVTFLDKLNMREVNRTGDPNTLFRSNSLASKSVEQYMKIVGMPFLHEVLRPIISRIFEEKKYVELDPCKIDQNRSRRISFKGSVSEQQIRESSVESLRGYLSDIIDAILGSGEQCPPGMRLCFKQLHKRVEERFPEPANQDVKYAAISGFLFLRFFAPAILTPKLFHLREHHADPRTARTLLLLAKAVQSIGNLGQQLGHGKEQWMSPLHPLIQQSVGRLRDFLDKLIDMESDVECGHTSRTLFHPSVTIKEGFLHKRKAEAVHLVTRFTFKKRYFWLSSQTVSYSKSPDWQVRSSIPVHRICAVERVDENAFQQPNMMQIITQESEAQGGHIMYIQCKNVNELNQWLSALRKVSLCNQRLLPTYHPGAYRNGHWTCCLQNERKVRGCSRTHLAVTLGDWSDPLDPDAEAQVLYRHLLSVKDILRNKYLDGAERSFVGKRESKGHNDKVLEGSTPLSPARRLLSVIEDLQKAHQAFERKEREETPNHSQCT from the exons ACATGATGATGTAATTGGCAAGATATCACTCAGCAAAGAATATATTGCATCACAACCACGGG gtaTTGACAGCTGGATTAACCTGAGCCTTGTGAACCCAGATGAAGAAGTGCAGGGGGAGATTTACCTTGAGTTGCACATAATGCAGGATCATCACAAAAGCAACCTACACTGTCATGTTATGGAAGCCAG AGATCTAGCACCGCGGGACATTTCTGGAACGTCAGATCCGTTTGTGCGAATCTTCTGCAACAATCAGACTTTGGAGACCTCA GTGATTAAAAGAACGCGTTTTCCACGTTGGCATGAAGTACTTGAATTTGACTTGCGAGGTATAGAGGAACTAGATCCTGTAGATCAAGTGATCAGTATTGAAGTTTGGGACTGGGATATGGTTGGAAAGAATGACTTTCTTGGCCGT GTGTGCTTTCCCTTGGAGCCCCTACACAGAAACCCTGCGGTGACTGGCTGGTTTCGCCTCCTGCCTTTTGGAAACGCGGAGGAGGAGAATGG AGGGAAGCTTGGGTCCTTGCGTGTCAAAGTGAACCTATCTGAGGAGCGCATTCTGCCTTCTCTTTATTATCAGAACCTCATTCAGCTCCTTGTGGAGTCAGTTCAATCCCCTGACCAG GGAGACTCCAGTGTTCTGGATCTTCTGGAGGAGATGTGCTCAGCTGAGAGCAGACAAGAAGTAGCTTTGAAGCTGGTGAAAATTTTTCTAGGCCAAGGACTGGCAGTAACCTTCCTTGACAAACTAAATATGAGAGAGGTGAATCGAACTG GTGACCCAAATACTCTTTTCCGTTCAAACTCGCTTGCTTCAAAATCAGTGGAGCAGTATATGAAG ATAGTGGGAATGCCATTCCTCCATGAAGTACTACGGCCTATTATTTCCAGAATCTTTGAGGAAAAGAAGTATGTTGAGCTTGATCCCTGCAAGATTGATCAGAACCGCAGTAG ACGTATCTCCTTTAAAGGTTCAGTTTCAGAACAGCAGATACGTGAGAGCAGTGTGGAATCTCTCAGGGGTTACCTGAGTGACATCATTGATGCCATCCTGGGTTCAGGTGAACAATGCCCGCCAGGAATGCGTCTTTGCTTCAAGCAGCTACATAAGCGGGTTGAGGAACGTTTTCCAGAACCCGCCAACCAG GATGTGAAGTATGCGGCCATCAGTGGTTTCCTTTTCTTGCGCTTTTTTGCACCTGCTATCCTCACTCCTAAATTGTTCCACTTACGGGAGCATCACGCAGATCCACGCACTGCACGCACTTTACTCCTGCTCGCTAAG GCTGTACAGAGTATTGGGAATCTTGGGCAGCAGCTCGGTCATGGAAAAGAACAGTGGATGTCTCCTTTACATCCACTTATTCAACAGAGCGTTGGGCGTTTGCGGGACTTCTTGGACAAACTTATAGACATGGAAAGTGATGTTG AGTGTGGACATACGTCTCGTACGCTCTTTCACCCATCAGTCACTATTAAAGAAGGATTCCTGCACAAGCGCAAAGCTGAAGCTGTTCATTTGGTTACCCGTTTTACATTCAAGAAAAGATACTTTTGGCTGAGCAGCCAGACTGTATCCTACTCCAAATCCCCAGATTGGCAG GTTCGTTCCTCTATACCAGTGCATCGGATCTGTGCTGTGGAACGGGTAGATGAAAATGCATTCCAGCAGCCCAACATGATGCAGATCATAACCCAAGAAAGTGAAGCACAAGGAGGTCATATCATGTATATACAGTGCAAG AATGTAAATGAGCTGAATCAATGGCTGTCTGCACTGCGCAAAGTCAGTTTGTGTAACCAGCGCTTGTTGCCAACCTATCACCCAGGGGCCTACCGCAATGGACACTGGACATGCTGCCTGCAAAATGAACGTAAAG TTCGTGGGTGCAGCCGTACACATTTGGCTGTAACGTTGGGGGACTGGAGCGATCCTCTGGATCCTGATGCAGAGGCTCAGGTTCTCTATCGACATCTTTTATCTGTAAAGGACATACTCAG GAATAAGTATCTGGATGGAGCAGAACGTTCATTTGTAGGAAAGCGGGAGTCTAAAGGTCACAATGACAAAGTATTAGAAG GGTCCACACCATTGTCTCCTGCCAGGCGGTTACTCTCTGTGATTGAAGATTTACAGAAAGCACACCAAGCCTTTGAGAGGAAGGAGCGAGAGGAGACACCTAATCATAGTCAATGTACCTAG
- the RASAL1 gene encoding rasGAP-activating-like protein 1 isoform X2 encodes MARNTALYFRLVEGKNLPAKDVSGTSDPYCIVKVDNEVVARTATVWRDLNPFWGEEFTLHLPLGFHTLSFYVMDEDTIGHDDVIGKISLSKEYIASQPRGIDSWINLSLVNPDEEVQGEIYLELHIMQDHHKSNLHCHVMEARDLAPRDISGTSDPFVRIFCNNQTLETSVIKRTRFPRWHEVLEFDLRGIEELDPVDQVISIEVWDWDMVGKNDFLGRVCFPLEPLHRNPAVTGWFRLLPFGNAEEENGGKLGSLRVKVNLSEERILPSLYYQNLIQLLVESVQSPDQGDSSVLDLLEEMCSAESRQEVALKLVKIFLGQGLAVTFLDKLNMREVNRTGDPNTLFRSNSLASKSVEQYMKIVGMPFLHEVLRPIISRIFEEKKYVELDPCKIDQNRSRRISFKGSVSEQQIRESSVESLRGYLSDIIDAILGSGEQCPPGMRLCFKQLHKRVEERFPEPANQDVKYAAISGFLFLRFFAPAILTPKLFHLREHHADPRTARTLLLLAKAVQSIGNLGQQLGHGKEQWMSPLHPLIQQSVGRLRDFLDKLIDMESDVECGHTSRTLFHPSVTIKEGFLHKRKAEAVHLVTRFTFKKRYFWLSSQTVSYSKSPDWQVRSSIPVHRICAVERVDENAFQQPNMMQIITQESEAQGGHIMYIQCKNVNELNQWLSALRKVSLCNQRLLPTYHPGAYRNGHWTCCLQNERKVRGCSRTHLAVTLGDWSDPLDPDAEAQVLYRHLLSVKDILRNKYLDGAERSFVGKRESKGHNDKVLEGSTPLSPARRLLSVIEDLQKAHQAFERKEREETPNHSQCT; translated from the exons ACATGATGATGTAATTGGCAAGATATCACTCAGCAAAGAATATATTGCATCACAACCACGGG gtaTTGACAGCTGGATTAACCTGAGCCTTGTGAACCCAGATGAAGAAGTGCAGGGGGAGATTTACCTTGAGTTGCACATAATGCAGGATCATCACAAAAGCAACCTACACTGTCATGTTATGGAAGCCAG AGATCTAGCACCGCGGGACATTTCTGGAACGTCAGATCCGTTTGTGCGAATCTTCTGCAACAATCAGACTTTGGAGACCTCA GTGATTAAAAGAACGCGTTTTCCACGTTGGCATGAAGTACTTGAATTTGACTTGCGAGGTATAGAGGAACTAGATCCTGTAGATCAAGTGATCAGTATTGAAGTTTGGGACTGGGATATGGTTGGAAAGAATGACTTTCTTGGCCGT GTGTGCTTTCCCTTGGAGCCCCTACACAGAAACCCTGCGGTGACTGGCTGGTTTCGCCTCCTGCCTTTTGGAAACGCGGAGGAGGAGAATGG AGGGAAGCTTGGGTCCTTGCGTGTCAAAGTGAACCTATCTGAGGAGCGCATTCTGCCTTCTCTTTATTATCAGAACCTCATTCAGCTCCTTGTGGAGTCAGTTCAATCCCCTGACCAG GGAGACTCCAGTGTTCTGGATCTTCTGGAGGAGATGTGCTCAGCTGAGAGCAGACAAGAAGTAGCTTTGAAGCTGGTGAAAATTTTTCTAGGCCAAGGACTGGCAGTAACCTTCCTTGACAAACTAAATATGAGAGAGGTGAATCGAACTG GTGACCCAAATACTCTTTTCCGTTCAAACTCGCTTGCTTCAAAATCAGTGGAGCAGTATATGAAG ATAGTGGGAATGCCATTCCTCCATGAAGTACTACGGCCTATTATTTCCAGAATCTTTGAGGAAAAGAAGTATGTTGAGCTTGATCCCTGCAAGATTGATCAGAACCGCAGTAG ACGTATCTCCTTTAAAGGTTCAGTTTCAGAACAGCAGATACGTGAGAGCAGTGTGGAATCTCTCAGGGGTTACCTGAGTGACATCATTGATGCCATCCTGGGTTCAGGTGAACAATGCCCGCCAGGAATGCGTCTTTGCTTCAAGCAGCTACATAAGCGGGTTGAGGAACGTTTTCCAGAACCCGCCAACCAG GATGTGAAGTATGCGGCCATCAGTGGTTTCCTTTTCTTGCGCTTTTTTGCACCTGCTATCCTCACTCCTAAATTGTTCCACTTACGGGAGCATCACGCAGATCCACGCACTGCACGCACTTTACTCCTGCTCGCTAAG GCTGTACAGAGTATTGGGAATCTTGGGCAGCAGCTCGGTCATGGAAAAGAACAGTGGATGTCTCCTTTACATCCACTTATTCAACAGAGCGTTGGGCGTTTGCGGGACTTCTTGGACAAACTTATAGACATGGAAAGTGATGTTG AGTGTGGACATACGTCTCGTACGCTCTTTCACCCATCAGTCACTATTAAAGAAGGATTCCTGCACAAGCGCAAAGCTGAAGCTGTTCATTTGGTTACCCGTTTTACATTCAAGAAAAGATACTTTTGGCTGAGCAGCCAGACTGTATCCTACTCCAAATCCCCAGATTGGCAG GTTCGTTCCTCTATACCAGTGCATCGGATCTGTGCTGTGGAACGGGTAGATGAAAATGCATTCCAGCAGCCCAACATGATGCAGATCATAACCCAAGAAAGTGAAGCACAAGGAGGTCATATCATGTATATACAGTGCAAG AATGTAAATGAGCTGAATCAATGGCTGTCTGCACTGCGCAAAGTCAGTTTGTGTAACCAGCGCTTGTTGCCAACCTATCACCCAGGGGCCTACCGCAATGGACACTGGACATGCTGCCTGCAAAATGAACGTAAAG TTCGTGGGTGCAGCCGTACACATTTGGCTGTAACGTTGGGGGACTGGAGCGATCCTCTGGATCCTGATGCAGAGGCTCAGGTTCTCTATCGACATCTTTTATCTGTAAAGGACATACTCAG GAATAAGTATCTGGATGGAGCAGAACGTTCATTTGTAGGAAAGCGGGAGTCTAAAGGTCACAATGACAAAGTATTAGAAG GGTCCACACCATTGTCTCCTGCCAGGCGGTTACTCTCTGTGATTGAAGATTTACAGAAAGCACACCAAGCCTTTGAGAGGAAGGAGCGAGAGGAGACACCTAATCATAGTCAATGTACCTAG
- the RASAL1 gene encoding rasGAP-activating-like protein 1 isoform X4, with product MCVSGSGTSDPYCIVKVDNEVVARTATVWRDLNPFWGEEFTLHLPLGFHTLSFYVMDEDTIGHDDVIGKISLSKEYIASQPRGIDSWINLSLVNPDEEVQGEIYLELHIMQDHHKSNLHCHVMEARDLAPRDISGTSDPFVRIFCNNQTLETSVIKRTRFPRWHEVLEFDLRGIEELDPVDQVISIEVWDWDMVGKNDFLGRVCFPLEPLHRNPAVTGWFRLLPFGNAEEENGGKLGSLRVKVNLSEERILPSLYYQNLIQLLVESVQSPDQGDSSVLDLLEEMCSAESRQEVALKLVKIFLGQGLAVTFLDKLNMREVNRTGDPNTLFRSNSLASKSVEQYMKIVGMPFLHEVLRPIISRIFEEKKYVELDPCKIDQNRSRRISFKGSVSEQQIRESSVESLRGYLSDIIDAILGSGEQCPPGMRLCFKQLHKRVEERFPEPANQDVKYAAISGFLFLRFFAPAILTPKLFHLREHHADPRTARTLLLLAKAVQSIGNLGQQLGHGKEQWMSPLHPLIQQSVGRLRDFLDKLIDMESDVECGHTSRTLFHPSVTIKEGFLHKRKAEAVHLVTRFTFKKRYFWLSSQTVSYSKSPDWQVRSSIPVHRICAVERVDENAFQQPNMMQIITQESEAQGGHIMYIQCKNVNELNQWLSALRKVSLCNQRLLPTYHPGAYRNGHWTCCLQNERKVRGCSRTHLAVTLGDWSDPLDPDAEAQVLYRHLLSVKDILRNKYLDGAERSFVGKRESKGHNDKVLEGSTPLSPARRLLSVIEDLQKAHQAFERKEREETPNHSQCT from the exons ACATGATGATGTAATTGGCAAGATATCACTCAGCAAAGAATATATTGCATCACAACCACGGG gtaTTGACAGCTGGATTAACCTGAGCCTTGTGAACCCAGATGAAGAAGTGCAGGGGGAGATTTACCTTGAGTTGCACATAATGCAGGATCATCACAAAAGCAACCTACACTGTCATGTTATGGAAGCCAG AGATCTAGCACCGCGGGACATTTCTGGAACGTCAGATCCGTTTGTGCGAATCTTCTGCAACAATCAGACTTTGGAGACCTCA GTGATTAAAAGAACGCGTTTTCCACGTTGGCATGAAGTACTTGAATTTGACTTGCGAGGTATAGAGGAACTAGATCCTGTAGATCAAGTGATCAGTATTGAAGTTTGGGACTGGGATATGGTTGGAAAGAATGACTTTCTTGGCCGT GTGTGCTTTCCCTTGGAGCCCCTACACAGAAACCCTGCGGTGACTGGCTGGTTTCGCCTCCTGCCTTTTGGAAACGCGGAGGAGGAGAATGG AGGGAAGCTTGGGTCCTTGCGTGTCAAAGTGAACCTATCTGAGGAGCGCATTCTGCCTTCTCTTTATTATCAGAACCTCATTCAGCTCCTTGTGGAGTCAGTTCAATCCCCTGACCAG GGAGACTCCAGTGTTCTGGATCTTCTGGAGGAGATGTGCTCAGCTGAGAGCAGACAAGAAGTAGCTTTGAAGCTGGTGAAAATTTTTCTAGGCCAAGGACTGGCAGTAACCTTCCTTGACAAACTAAATATGAGAGAGGTGAATCGAACTG GTGACCCAAATACTCTTTTCCGTTCAAACTCGCTTGCTTCAAAATCAGTGGAGCAGTATATGAAG ATAGTGGGAATGCCATTCCTCCATGAAGTACTACGGCCTATTATTTCCAGAATCTTTGAGGAAAAGAAGTATGTTGAGCTTGATCCCTGCAAGATTGATCAGAACCGCAGTAG ACGTATCTCCTTTAAAGGTTCAGTTTCAGAACAGCAGATACGTGAGAGCAGTGTGGAATCTCTCAGGGGTTACCTGAGTGACATCATTGATGCCATCCTGGGTTCAGGTGAACAATGCCCGCCAGGAATGCGTCTTTGCTTCAAGCAGCTACATAAGCGGGTTGAGGAACGTTTTCCAGAACCCGCCAACCAG GATGTGAAGTATGCGGCCATCAGTGGTTTCCTTTTCTTGCGCTTTTTTGCACCTGCTATCCTCACTCCTAAATTGTTCCACTTACGGGAGCATCACGCAGATCCACGCACTGCACGCACTTTACTCCTGCTCGCTAAG GCTGTACAGAGTATTGGGAATCTTGGGCAGCAGCTCGGTCATGGAAAAGAACAGTGGATGTCTCCTTTACATCCACTTATTCAACAGAGCGTTGGGCGTTTGCGGGACTTCTTGGACAAACTTATAGACATGGAAAGTGATGTTG AGTGTGGACATACGTCTCGTACGCTCTTTCACCCATCAGTCACTATTAAAGAAGGATTCCTGCACAAGCGCAAAGCTGAAGCTGTTCATTTGGTTACCCGTTTTACATTCAAGAAAAGATACTTTTGGCTGAGCAGCCAGACTGTATCCTACTCCAAATCCCCAGATTGGCAG GTTCGTTCCTCTATACCAGTGCATCGGATCTGTGCTGTGGAACGGGTAGATGAAAATGCATTCCAGCAGCCCAACATGATGCAGATCATAACCCAAGAAAGTGAAGCACAAGGAGGTCATATCATGTATATACAGTGCAAG AATGTAAATGAGCTGAATCAATGGCTGTCTGCACTGCGCAAAGTCAGTTTGTGTAACCAGCGCTTGTTGCCAACCTATCACCCAGGGGCCTACCGCAATGGACACTGGACATGCTGCCTGCAAAATGAACGTAAAG TTCGTGGGTGCAGCCGTACACATTTGGCTGTAACGTTGGGGGACTGGAGCGATCCTCTGGATCCTGATGCAGAGGCTCAGGTTCTCTATCGACATCTTTTATCTGTAAAGGACATACTCAG GAATAAGTATCTGGATGGAGCAGAACGTTCATTTGTAGGAAAGCGGGAGTCTAAAGGTCACAATGACAAAGTATTAGAAG GGTCCACACCATTGTCTCCTGCCAGGCGGTTACTCTCTGTGATTGAAGATTTACAGAAAGCACACCAAGCCTTTGAGAGGAAGGAGCGAGAGGAGACACCTAATCATAGTCAATGTACCTAG